The DNA region GGGCGTCGAGCTCGGCGACCGCCAACGTGCTGGGCTCAGGGGCGTGTACCGCGGCCGTGAGGTCCACGCCCGAGGCTTCCAGGTGCCTGCGGAACAGGCGCCCGAAAACATCGTCGGACAGCCGCGCGAGGAAGCGTGCGGGCGTGCCCAGGCGGGCGAGCGCCACGGCTGTGTTCGCCGGACCGCCGCCCGGCAGAACCCTCAGGGAGAGCTCGCCCGGCACGGACTCGGGGACGGTGAAGGCGTCCGCGACGCATTCTCCAAGGACGGTGACCAGAGGCAGGCGCATGGCTCGTTCTCTCCAGGTGGGCAGCGCAGAAAGGCTGCGTTTTCAAGGGGCCTTGAGGAAGCGCACGGGAAGCGGCGCTCTCGGTGTGAGGCGGTGCAGGCGGGCGGCGTTGCCGATTTGTGACGGCGCCAAGGCATTGACGTTTCCGGGTGACAGAGTTCATCATCCTCCGCAAGCAGTGTCAACGATGACATCAGTCGGCGCCGGCACCGCTTCCCACGCATCCGGCAGCAGTAACCCCCCTGTGCGCCGCGTCCCTTCGACGCGCGGCCGTTCCGCCTTCGCCCAGCAGGAGACCAGTCATGCTTCGCAGAAACCGCACCCTCCGTGCCTCCATCGGATTCACCGCTCTCGCCGCTGTCTCGGCGCTGACCCTGACAGCCTGCGGCTCCGGTGCCCAGGGAGGGTCCGGGGGCGGTGGCACCAAGGTCGGCTTGATCACCAAGACCGACACCAACCCGTTCTTCGTGAAGATGAAGGAGGGCGCCGAGCAGGCCGCGAAGGACAACGGCGTCGAACTCGTCAGCGCTGCCGGAAAGTTCGACGGCGACAACGCAGGCCAGGTCACCGCCATCGAGAACATGGTCAACTCCGGTGTGAAGGGCATCCTCATCACGCCCAACGACTCCAAGGCGATCGTCCCCGCCCTCGAAAAGGCACGCGCCAAGGGCATCCTGGTGATCGCGCTCGACAGCCCGACCGATCCCCAGGACGCCACCGATGCCCTCTTCGCCACCGACAACGTCAAGGCGGGCGAGCTCATCGGCCAGTACGCCAAGGCTGCCATGGCCGGCAAGCAGGCGAAGATCGCCACCCTGGACCTCGCGCCCGGCGTCGCAGTGGGCGTGCAGCGCCACCAGGGCTTCCTCAAGGGCTTCGGCGTCACCGAAGACGACCCGTCGATCGTGTGCATGCAGGACACCGGCGGCGATCAGGCCAAGGGCCAGACCGCGATGGAAAACTGCCTCCAGAAGTCTCCGGACATCAACGTCGTCTACACGATCAACGAGCCGGCCGCGCTGGGCGCCTACACCGCGCTCAAGGCGAAGGGTCTCGAGAAGAAGGTGCTGGTCGTTTCCGTCGACGGCGGCTGCACCGGCACGAAGGCCGTCAAGGAAGGCAAGATCGCGGCGACCTCGCAGCAGTACCCGCTCCAGATGGCGTCCCAGGGCGTCAAGGCGGTCGCCGCATTCGCCAAGGACGGCAAGAAGACGCCCGGCTACACCGACACCGGCGTCACGCTCATCACCGACGCGGCCAAGCCGGGCGTCGATGCCAAGGACACCGCCTACGGTCTCGAGAAGTGCTGGGGCTGAGCCCGGCCATCGAGGTGCGCCGCGAAAGTCCTCTCCCGGCCGGCCGCTCCGGTAGCCGAGCGGTGACCTGAACCCCGCCTCCCCGGCCGGCCGCTCCCGTGGCCGAGCGGTGACCTGAACCCCGCCTCGCCGGCCGGCCGCTCCCGTAGCCGAACGGTGACCCGAACCCCGCCTCCCCGCCCCTGAGGCCATTCCGCCCGCGCTCTTCGGGGAATCTCCTCACGGCACTCCTCGGACTCTCCGGCGAACGCCTCCCGCGGTGAACAGCCTCTCGGCATGCACTCCCTGACGATCTCTCTGCTTCGCCGACAACCGACCACCGGCAAGGACCACCATGACTGCCACAACCCTGCCCTACGACCAGCTGAAAGGACCGACCACGGTCCGCCGGCTGCTCACCACACCGACCACGGGCCCTCTCGTCGCCCTGCTGCTGGCCTGTGTCTTCTTCTCCCTGACGACCGAGCAGTTCCTCTCCGGCGGGAACTTCTCACTGATCGTCCAGCAGGTCATGGTCGTGGGCACACTGGCCATCGGCCAAACCCTGATCATCCTCACCGCCGGCATCGACCTCTCGTGCGGTGCCGTCATGGCGTTCGGCAGCATCGTCATCGCGAAGACGGCTGTCGAGGGCGGTCTGCCACCACTCGCCGCGATCGCTCTCGGTCTGGTCGTCTGCGCCGGCTTCGGTCTGGTCAACGGCCTGCTGGTGCAGATGATCCCGCTCCCGCCGTTCATCGTCACCCTCGGCATGCTGAACGTGGCGTTCGCACTGACCCACATCTACTCGGCCGAGCAGACGATCACCAACCTGCCGGCGCCGTTGACCGCCCTCGGCGAAACGTTCCCTCTGGGCAACACCGACATCACCTACGGCTCGCTGGTGACGATCGCCCTGTTCCTGCTCTTCGCCTACGCGCTCAGCGGCACCTCCTGGGGCCGGCACGTGTACGCGCTCGGCAACAGCCCCGAGGCCGCCCGCCTCAACGGCATCCGCACCTCCCGGCTGACGATCGGCCTCTACACCCTGGCCGGAGCCGTCTACGGAATCGCCGCGCTGCTCCTGATCTCCCGCACCGGCGTCGGTGACCCGCAGGCTGGACAGACCGACAACCTGGACAGCATCACCGCCGTCGTCCTCGGTGGTACCAGCCTCTTCGGCGGCCGGGGCGCCGTCCTCGGTACCTTCATCGGCGTCCTCATCGTCGGTGTGTTCCGCAACGGCCTCCAGTTGATGGGCGTCGCCTCCATCTACCAGACCCTGATCACCGGTGCGCTGGTCATCCTGGCCGTGACCGTCGACCAGATCTCCCGGAGGAAGACCCGATGAGCACCGCCGATATCACGCCCGTACTCCAGGCCCGTGGCCTGGTCAAGCGGTACGGCCACGTCACCGCCATCGACGGCGCCGACTTCGACCTGCTGCCCGGCGAGGTCCTCGCAGTGATCGGCGACAACGGCGCCGGTAAGACGAGCCTGATCAAAGCCCTCACCGGCGCGCTCACCCCCGACGAGGGCGAGATCCGGCTGAACGGCGAACCCATCAGGTTCACCGGCCCGCAGAGCGCCCGGCAGCACGGCATCGAAACCGTCTACCAGGACCTGGCCGTCGCCGCCTCCATGGACATAGCCTCCAACATGTTCCTCGGGCGCGAACTGCGCCGGCCGGGCTTCCTCGGCAGCGCGCTGCGCATGCTTGACAAGAAGCGCATGCGCCAGGAGGCGGCCGCCCACATGGCTGATCTCAAGATCGGCCTGAGGTCGCTCACCCAGCCGGTGGAGACGCTGTCCGGAGGCCAGCGCCAGGCCGTTGCCGTCGCGCGGTCCGTCGCCTGGGCCAAGAGCGTCGTCGTGATGGACGAGCCCACCGCCGCGCTGGGCGTCAAGGAGTCGGGACAGGTCCTCGACCTGATCCGCCGCGTCCGCGACAAGGGCATGCCCGTGGTCCTGATCAGCCACAACATGCCGCACGTCTTCGAGATCGCCGACCGCATCCACATCCACCGGCTCGGCCGGCGCGAGGCGCTGATCAAGCCGTCCGACCATTCCATGGCCGAGGTCGTCGCCATCATGACGGGGGCGCTCAGGGTGGACGACAATGGCGGTACGGTCGTTGCCGACGCGGATGCCGCCGAGGCGGCAGGCGTGTCTGCTCACTGAGTTGCCGCAGGGGTAACGCGCAGACCGTAGGGTCGCCGCACAGTCAGGACAGCGGGCCCGGCCCTGGGCAGGGGCCGGGCCCAGCGAATGCACAGGAACGGTGGTACATGGCCGCGAACCGTCGCCCCACACTGGCCGATGTCGCCAGGGAAGTGGGCGTCAGTGCCAAGACGGTGTCCCGGGTGCTCAACGAGGACGGGCCGAGTTCCCCGCAGACCCGCGAGCGCGTGCTCGCCGCAGTGGCGAAGCTCGGCTTCCAGCCGAACCTGATGGCCCGCAACATCCGCGTCGGAGGCCCCGACACCACCGTCGGCCTGGTCGTGCCCGACCTCGGCAATCCCTTCTTCGGAACCGTCGCCGGCGGCATAGAGGACGTCGTGCGCGGCCGGGGGCTCACCCTGCTCATGGGCTCGTCGGCCGAAGACCCGGACCGCGAAAAGGCGTTGATCCAGACGTTCCTCGCCCGGCGTGTCAGCATGCTGATGGTCGTCCCCGCGTTCGGAGCCGACCACAGCCATCTCAAGGCACCACGCACGGCCGGGCTACCGGTGGTGTTCCTCGACCGTCCGGGAGCCGGACTCTCCGCCGACTGTGTGGTCAGCTCCAACCAGACCGGCGTCCGCGAGGGCGTCTCCCACCTCATCGCCCGCGGCCATCACCGGATCGGTTTCATCGGAGACCTCCCCACCAAGCTCTACACCCGGCGCGAACGGCTCGCCGGTTACCGCTCGGCGCTCGCCGAAGCCGGCCTGCCCTACGACCGGACCCTGGTGACCGGCGGGCACGGCCAGGACGGGGCCGCCGCCGAGACCACCGCACTGCTGGCGCTGCCGCATCCCCCCACCGCCCTGTTCGCGGCGAACAACATCATGGCTCTCGGGGTCATCGCCCAGCTCACCCGCGCGGGACGCAAGGACATCGCTCTGGTCGCCTTCGACGACCTCCCGCTCGCCGAGGTCCTCGAACCGGCCCTGACCGTCGTGTCCCAGGACCCGGCGACCATCGGTGAGACGGCAGCCAGGACCGCCCTCGCCCGTCTGGACGGCGACCGCACACGCGCCCGGACCATCATGGTCCCCACCCGCCTGGTGGTCCGCGGCTCCAGCGAACCATCTCCGTGACCCGCGGAGCCGGCACCGGCCGAGAGCTGAACAGCATCCTCGCGGCTGAGGTCTACCCCAGTTTGCTGGCATCTCTGCATCACACCGCTCCCGGGCCGTTCGATCGATGTACTTCGTTGCTCTGACTTCGGGCTCCGGCAATCAACTGCTCGATGCCATCGATACGGTGCCGGCCTTCAGGGCGGGGACGGGATCGACGACCGGCGCTCACTGAGCTTGTTCTTCAGGGTCTGAACTGGTCAGTGCAGCAGGGTGTCTGTGAACGTCTCGCGGTGGGTAACCAGACAGGCTTGTATACGGTCCCAGCGTTCCCAGCCGCCGCGCTCGGTCAGCGCCTTGACGTGAATCGGGTCACCGTCGGCCACGCGGTCGGCGACGCAGTCCCGGCAGGTCTGGGTGGCCTGTTCGATGACGCCCGGTAGTTCGGCGCGTTCCTGCGGGGAGAGGCCGTAGCTGTCGGCGAGGATCCGCAGTCGTGCGGGTACGTCCAAGCCTGCGGGGTAGAGGGCATCGGCAGATGCAGGATCGAGCATGGGGGCCCAGTAGCGGGCGGTCATGGCGACGTCCCAGAGGGGGCGTCCCGGAGCCGCCAGGTCGAAATCGATCAGGGCGAACGCATGGCCGTCGCGGAAGACGACGTTGTCCGGGCAGACGTCGTTGTGGCACAGCATCGTTCCTCCGGTCGTGCGGTGAGTGTGCTGAGATTTCGGGGGTAGGCAGGTTGCACATTTTTTTGTGGCGTTTCGGGCAGTGGGGGCGGATGTATGGATCTGGCTGGGCAGGACGAGGGCCGGCATCCGCTGGCGGAGGGTGCGTTGTCGGTCTCTGCCACGTTCGAGGGCAGCGAGCAGATTGCCGTTGCTCGGGATATGGCCTGCGTGTTCCTGATGTCGGTGCAGGCTGATCATGGGCTGCCGGTGTCGCAGCGGGCGATGGGCTCGGTCCAGCTGGTGGTGAGTGAGCTGGTGACCAACGCCCGCAAATATGCCCAAGGGCCGTGTGAGCTGACGCTGGAGGTGCGCGAGGGCGCGGTGGAGGTGACGGTGTGGGACAGCGGCACGGCACTCCCATCGATCCTGGCGCCGGATCCGACCCGGATCGGTCAGCACGGGCTGGAGATCGTCATGGCGATGTGCCGCAGCTTCGAGGTGCACCGCGAGCGGATCGGCAAACGCGTCAAGGCGACCGTCGTCCTGGCCGACGACCCGGACGGTGGCGCAGCCGGCCACCAGGTGATGTGAACACACGGCCGGGTTCAGGGCAGCAGCTCACTCCGGCCGAGATCACGGGCGCTCGTGCTCTCGTCCTCAGGGGAGCGGGCTCGTCCTGGCCGCTCCGTCCCCGGCGAGAGCCTGAGGGCGGGGGCGGGACGATGACACCGACACCGGTGGCGACGCTGGGGCGCCCGCCGACCCGGCCACGGGCGCGAGCAGCGGCCAGGCCCGCGCGGGTGCCCTGGACGATAAGTGCGAGGATCAAGTCGGCGAGCGAGGACGAGGCGGCCGCCGGGGGTCGTGCTGTCGATGTTGGGCCTTGACCCTTGATGTTGAACACTCGAGACACTGGATCCTGCTGATCTGAGGACGGACATCTCGTGGTCATGAAGAACTACCCGCCGGAGTTCAAGGCGGACGCGGTCGCGCTGTACGAGTCGCGGCCCGCGGCGATCAGGTCGGTCGCCGCCGATCTGGGGATCAACCCGGAGACCCTGCGGAACTGGGTCCGGGCAGCCGGAGTGAGCCGTCCCCGGGGACGGCGGACGCAGGAACCGGCCCAGCCGCCGGCCCCGCTGGAGGCTGAGAACGCGGCCTTGCGGAAGAAGGTTCGCGAGCTCGAGGAGGAACGCGAGATCCTGCGGAAGGCCGCCACGTATTTCGCCCGGGGAGACGCGCTGGTGAACCGCTTCCAGTGTGTCGCCGACCTTCAGCGCCGTTACGGCGTGAAGCGGCTGTGCACCATCCTCGGCGTCAGCCGCTCGAGCTTCTACTACTGGCGTCGGACTGCCACGGACCGGGCCGCCAGACAGGTAGCCGACGCCCGCCTGGCCGCCCGGATACGGGGTCAAGGCCCAATCGATCACGGCGCCCGCCTGGGCATTGATGTCGACGTCGTCCGCCGCGGCCCTGATCAGAAGGGTTTCGCAATCATCCCCAGGCGCCGTGGCATGGAGAGGGCATTCGGCTGGCTCATGCATCATCGCCGGCTCGCCCGTGACTACGAGACTCACCCCCACCGCTCAGAGGCCATGATTCGCGTTGCGATGATCGACCTCATGAGCCGCAGGCTGACCCGACAGTCCACCCCGAACTGGAAAAACGCATGCGGACCCAGCGAGAGCAGCCCCAACCCGGCGGCCAAGCCCAGCCAGCGATGCGAGAGGATGCACCATCCGACCATCACGAGAGAGGGGGCGACGGTGACAGAACCGGACGCAGTGGACCTGATCCACCTGGAAGATGCAGACGGCAACCGCTGCATCATCCGAGTGACCGGCCGCTACCAGCCGGGAGTGCTGACCGGCCATGACGTCCTGCGGGCCGATGTCCTCGCCTCCGCCGACTTCCTTGACGCCCGGCTCGAACTCTTCCTGTTCCAGCAGGACCTCGACGCCTGGCAGCGCGACCTGGCCCAGCTCGCGCCGGGCGCGGATGCGAGCATCGGTGGCGACCGCGGACTGAGCCTCGTCTTTCACATGCATGAGGACCGCTCCTTGTCCGTGACTGTCGACGACCCCGACCGCCTCACCGCAGCGCTCTCGCTACGGCCGCAGGAGACCTGGATCCCAGAGCATCAACAGCGGCTTAAGCACATTCGCGAAATCTGGCCGACTGAAGTCGTAGAGACGGCTCCCATGGCCTACGAGTGGAGTCCTAGCCGCAGGCCTTGAATTGCGTCGGTCCGCGAAAATCTCGACTTCTCAGACATGCCTGGCGGAACAAAACGCTCTTTGAATAATCTGGTTTCGGGTCGGACCTTTCCCCTGCGGCGACCAGTTCGGTTGAGACGCTGGAGTGCCGAAAATATCGGGCTATGTGATCTCGGACGGGGCACCGGATGTCGTCTCAGCCGATCTGGTCCGGCTCTGCTGTTCCGAACCGGTACCACGCCGATGGTGTCGGTGCGCAGGCGGCGCAGGGAGGCGTCGGCGAACTTCCGGATCTGCTCCGGGCGACTGTCGACGCCGGAGATCGCGCCGTCCTTGATGTGCTCGATGACGACCTGGTCCCGTACGGGGGCCAGCTCCTCGCCCACCAGTTCCTCATTGACGTACGGCCCGTAGACCTCGGCGGTGTCAAAGAATGTGACGCTCCGGTCGACGGCGGCGCACAGCACGCCGATCATGTCGTCGTGGCTTCCGGGGTTGGGTGCCATGAAACCCTCGCCCCATGAACCGTGATAATCCATTGCTCAAGATCCACTTTCGATACACGTAGGCCATTTCGTTTGGATCACCGCGCGGACCAGAGGAAGATGCCCGCGATGTGACGTCCGGCCAGGTAGATGGTTGCGGTCTTCTCGTAGCGGGTGGCGATGCCTCGCCACTGTTTCAAGCGGTTGATGCAGCGTTCGACGGTGTTGCGCTGTTTGTATGCCTCGCGGTCGAAGGCGGGTGGTCTGCCGCCCCGGCTTCCGCGCCGCAGACGGTGGCCGCGCTGGTCGGCCGGGACGGGGATGACCGCTCGGATCCCGCGTTTGCGCAGGTGCTCGCGGATCGCGCGGGAAGAGTACGCCTTGCCGGCCAGGACCACGTCCGGCCTGGTGCGGGGCCGTCCTCGCCGTCGAGGGACGCGAAGGCGGGCCATGACGTGAGCGAAGGCGGGTGCGTCACCGGCCTGTCCGGCGGTGAGCACGAAGGCCAGTGGTCGGCGTTGGGCATCGGAGGCCAGGTGGATCTTTGTGCTCAGTCCGCTGCGGGACCGGCCAATGGCATGGTCTGC from Streptomyces sp. B1I3 includes:
- a CDS encoding aldo/keto reductase produces the protein MDYHGSWGEGFMAPNPGSHDDMIGVLCAAVDRSVTFFDTAEVYGPYVNEELVGEELAPVRDQVVIEHIKDGAISGVDSRPEQIRKFADASLRRLRTDTIGVVPVRNSRAGPDRLRRHPVPRPRSHSPIFSALQRLNRTGRRRGKVRPETRLFKERFVPPGMSEKSRFSRTDAIQGLRLGLHS
- a CDS encoding ATP-binding protein, translating into MACVFLMSVQADHGLPVSQRAMGSVQLVVSELVTNARKYAQGPCELTLEVREGAVEVTVWDSGTALPSILAPDPTRIGQHGLEIVMAMCRSFEVHRERIGKRVKATVVLADDPDGGAAGHQVM
- a CDS encoding ABC transporter permease, with amino-acid sequence MTATTLPYDQLKGPTTVRRLLTTPTTGPLVALLLACVFFSLTTEQFLSGGNFSLIVQQVMVVGTLAIGQTLIILTAGIDLSCGAVMAFGSIVIAKTAVEGGLPPLAAIALGLVVCAGFGLVNGLLVQMIPLPPFIVTLGMLNVAFALTHIYSAEQTITNLPAPLTALGETFPLGNTDITYGSLVTIALFLLFAYALSGTSWGRHVYALGNSPEAARLNGIRTSRLTIGLYTLAGAVYGIAALLLISRTGVGDPQAGQTDNLDSITAVVLGGTSLFGGRGAVLGTFIGVLIVGVFRNGLQLMGVASIYQTLITGALVILAVTVDQISRRKTR
- a CDS encoding ATP-binding cassette domain-containing protein, with translation MSTADITPVLQARGLVKRYGHVTAIDGADFDLLPGEVLAVIGDNGAGKTSLIKALTGALTPDEGEIRLNGEPIRFTGPQSARQHGIETVYQDLAVAASMDIASNMFLGRELRRPGFLGSALRMLDKKRMRQEAAAHMADLKIGLRSLTQPVETLSGGQRQAVAVARSVAWAKSVVVMDEPTAALGVKESGQVLDLIRRVRDKGMPVVLISHNMPHVFEIADRIHIHRLGRREALIKPSDHSMAEVVAIMTGALRVDDNGGTVVADADAAEAAGVSAH
- a CDS encoding LacI family DNA-binding transcriptional regulator, giving the protein MAANRRPTLADVAREVGVSAKTVSRVLNEDGPSSPQTRERVLAAVAKLGFQPNLMARNIRVGGPDTTVGLVVPDLGNPFFGTVAGGIEDVVRGRGLTLLMGSSAEDPDREKALIQTFLARRVSMLMVVPAFGADHSHLKAPRTAGLPVVFLDRPGAGLSADCVVSSNQTGVREGVSHLIARGHHRIGFIGDLPTKLYTRRERLAGYRSALAEAGLPYDRTLVTGGHGQDGAAAETTALLALPHPPTALFAANNIMALGVIAQLTRAGRKDIALVAFDDLPLAEVLEPALTVVSQDPATIGETAARTALARLDGDRTRARTIMVPTRLVVRGSSEPSP
- a CDS encoding sugar ABC transporter substrate-binding protein → MLRRNRTLRASIGFTALAAVSALTLTACGSGAQGGSGGGGTKVGLITKTDTNPFFVKMKEGAEQAAKDNGVELVSAAGKFDGDNAGQVTAIENMVNSGVKGILITPNDSKAIVPALEKARAKGILVIALDSPTDPQDATDALFATDNVKAGELIGQYAKAAMAGKQAKIATLDLAPGVAVGVQRHQGFLKGFGVTEDDPSIVCMQDTGGDQAKGQTAMENCLQKSPDINVVYTINEPAALGAYTALKAKGLEKKVLVVSVDGGCTGTKAVKEGKIAATSQQYPLQMASQGVKAVAAFAKDGKKTPGYTDTGVTLITDAAKPGVDAKDTAYGLEKCWG
- a CDS encoding phosphotransferase, translating into MFAGVGHQLTHHQLDRAHRPLRHRQPMISLHRHQEHAGHIPSNGNLLAALERGRDRQRTLRQRMPALVLPSQIHTSAPTARNATKKCATCLPPKSQHTHRTTGGTMLCHNDVCPDNVVFRDGHAFALIDFDLAAPGRPLWDVAMTARYWAPMLDPASADALYPAGLDVPARLRILADSYGLSPQERAELPGVIEQATQTCRDCVADRVADGDPIHVKALTERGGWERWDRIQACLVTHRETFTDTLLH